Proteins encoded in a region of the Ziziphus jujuba cultivar Dongzao chromosome 3, ASM3175591v1 genome:
- the LOC107422504 gene encoding elongation factor 1-alpha-like isoform X1 yields MGKVKVHINIVVIGHVDSGKSTTTGHLIYKLGGIDKRVIERFEKEAAEMNKRSFKYAWVLDKLKAERERGITIDIALWKFETTKYYCTVIDAPGHRDFIKNMITGTSQADCAVLIIDSTTGGFEAGISKDGQTREHALLAFTLGVKQMICCCNKMDATTPKYSKARYDEIVKEVSSYLKKVGYNPEKISFVPISGFEGDNMIERSTNLDWYKGPTLLEALDQINEPKRPSDKPLRLPLQDVYKIGGIGTVPVGRVETGILKPGMVVTFAPSGLTTEVKSVEMHHEALQEALPGDNVGFNVKNVAVKDLKRGYVASNSKDDPAKEAANFTSQVIIMNHPGQIGNGYAPVLDCHTSHIAVKFAEILTKVDRRSGKELEKEPKFLKNGDAGFVKMVPTKPMVVETFSEYPPLGRFAVRDMRQTVAVGVIKSVEKKDPTGAKVTKSAAKKK; encoded by the exons ATGGGTAAGGTGAAGGTTCACATTAACATTGTGGTCATTGGCCATGTCGACTCCGGTAAGTCGACCACTACTGGTCATCTCATCTACAAGCTTGGGGGTATTGACAAGCGTGTTATTGAGAGGTTCGAGAAGGAAGCTGCTGAGATGAACAAGAGGTCATTCAAGTATGCCTGGGTGCTTGACAAGCTCAAGGCTGAGCGTGAACGTGGTATTACCATTGATATTGCCTTGTGGAAGTTTGAGACCACCAAGTACTACTGCACTGTCATTGATGCTCCTGGACATCGTGACTTTATTAAGAACATGATTACTGGAACATCACAGGCTGACTGTGCTGTTCTCATCATTGACTCCACCACTGGTGGTTTTGAAGCTGGTATTTCCAAGGATGGTCAGACCCGTGAGCATGCATTGCTCGCTTTCACTCTTGGTGTCAAGCAGATGATCTGCTGCTGCAACAAG ATGGATGCCACAACCCCCAAGTACTCGAAGGCTAGGTATGATGAAATTGTGAAGGAAGTTTCTTCATACTTGAAGAAGGTTGGCTACAACCCTGAGAAGATCTCATTTGTTCCGATCTCTGGTTTTGAGGGTGACAACATGATTGAGAGGTCTACCAACCTTGACTGGTACAAGGGTCCAACCCTCCTTGAAGCACTTGACCAGATTAATGAGCCAAAGAGGCCCTCAGACAAGCCACTTCGTCTCCCACTTCAGGATGTTTACAAGATTGGTGGTATTGGAACTGTCCCAGTTGGTCGTGTGGAGACTGGTATCCTCAAGCCTGGTATGGTTGTGACCTTTGCCCCAAGTGGACTCACCACTGAAGTTAAGTCTGTTGAAATGCATCATGAAGCTCTTCAAGAGGCCTTGCCTGGTGACAATGTTGGGTTCAACGTTAAGAATGTTGCTGTGAAGGATCTTAAGCGTGGTTATGTTGCATCCAATTCTAAGGATGATCCTGCCAAGGAGGCAGCCAACTTCACATCCCAGGTCATTATCATGAACCACCCTGGTCAGATTGGTAATGGATATGCCCCAGTGCTTGACTGCCACACCTCCCACATTGCTGTCAAGTTTGCTGAAATCTTGACCAAGGTTGATAGGAGGTCTGGTAAGGAGCTTGAGAAGGAGCCTAAGTTTTTGAAGAATGGTGATGCTGGCTTTGTTAAGATGGTTCCCACCAAGCCTATGGTTGTTGAGACTTTCTCTGAGTACCCACCACTAGGTCGGTTTGCTGTTCGTGACATGCGCCAGACGGTTGCTGTTGGAGTTATCAAGAGTGTTGAGAAGAAGGATCCTACTGGTGCTAAGGTTACCAAGTCTGCTGCCAAGAAGAAGTGA
- the LOC107422505 gene encoding vacuolar protein sorting 38 isoform X2, which translates to MERNGSNSSEPKKEIDQEENVKVIEWEEFEQELARLWSLSSALTEAKEKKQSLQQKLEPLIQVEAESLNRSNELEEMRGKLEARKMLMGDMSIDCKLAAEDAKRQEEQLNGEVRSLLVAGTALSVTRKHLLELHALLGGDKGYIRLKNLQKKLRTRQQYMVSQVSLLYPVKISSGPTQDRELESFPSSSRSGNSARSKPVNQASLTILGLQLTMPPSKIMSFFTDKKEVQRSATALGYVAHAVSLIASYLKVPLRYPLRLGGSRSCIIDYAPSVETTFSDSSSSTALSTNLKHVEFPLYLDGQDTTKASYAVFLLNKMITFRGQFLDLDD; encoded by the exons ATGGAACGAAACGGAAGCAATTCGTCAGAGCCGAAGAAGGAAATCGATCAAGAAGAAAATGTGAAGGTGATCGAGTGGGAAGAATTCGAGCAAGAACTTGCAAGGTTGTGGAGTCTTTCTTCTGCCCTCACCGAAGCTAAGGAGAAGAAACAGAGTCTTCAGCAGAAGCTCGAACCTCTTATTCAG GTTGAAGCTGAATCACTAAATAGATCAAATGAGCTTGAAGAGATGCGTGGGAAATTGGAGGCTAGAAAAATGTTGATGGGAGACATGTCAATTGATTGTAAGCTTGCAGCGGAGGATGCTAAGAGACAAGAGGAGCAGCTAAATGGTGAAGTTAGGTCACTATTGGTTGCTGGTACAGCTCTTTCTGTTACAAGGAAGCATTTGctg GAGTTGCATGCGTTACTCGGTGGAGACAAAGGATATATCCGTCTAAAGAATTTGCAGAAGAAGCTGAGAACGAGGCAACAGTATATGGTATCTCAAGTTTCATTGCTTTATCCTGTAAAGATCTCTTCAGGACCTACACAAGATCGGGAACTTGAATCATTTCCTAGCAGTAGTAGATCAG GGAATTCTGCCAGATCTAAACCTGTGAATCAAGCATCACTGACAATTTTAGGTCTGCAATTGACCATGCCTCCTTCTAAAATCATGAGTTTTTTCACTGACAAGAAGGAGGTTCAGAGGTCTGCAACTGCACTGGGATATGTTGCTCAT GCTGTTTCCCTGATAGCTTCCTATTTGAAAGTTCCATTGCGTTACCCTTTGCGCTTGGGTGGTTCCCGCTCATGTATAATTGACTATGCACCATCAGTAGAAACTACATTCTCTGATTCGTCATCGAGTACAGCTCTTTCCACAAATTTGAAACATGTGGAATTCCCTTTGTATTTAGATGGGCAGGacacaacaaaagcatcttatGCGGTATTCTTATTGAACAAG aTGATTACTTTCAGAGGTCAGTTCTTGGACTTGGATGACTAA
- the LOC107422505 gene encoding vacuolar protein sorting 38 isoform X1: protein MERNGSNSSEPKKEIDQEENVKVIEWEEFEQELARLWSLSSALTEAKEKKQSLQQKLEPLIQVEAESLNRSNELEEMRGKLEARKMLMGDMSIDCKLAAEDAKRQEEQLNGEVRSLLVAGTALSVTRKHLLELHALLGGDKGYIRLKNLQKKLRTRQQYMVSQVSLLYPVKISSGPTQDRELESFPSSSRSGNSARSKPVNQASLTILGLQLTMPPSKIMSFFTDKKEVQRSATALGYVAHAVSLIASYLKVPLRYPLRLGGSRSCIIDYAPSVETTFSDSSSSTALSTNLKHVEFPLYLDGQDTTKASYAVFLLNKDLEQLLNFIGVKSLGPRHVLANLKELIRTIQSADFIDF from the exons ATGGAACGAAACGGAAGCAATTCGTCAGAGCCGAAGAAGGAAATCGATCAAGAAGAAAATGTGAAGGTGATCGAGTGGGAAGAATTCGAGCAAGAACTTGCAAGGTTGTGGAGTCTTTCTTCTGCCCTCACCGAAGCTAAGGAGAAGAAACAGAGTCTTCAGCAGAAGCTCGAACCTCTTATTCAG GTTGAAGCTGAATCACTAAATAGATCAAATGAGCTTGAAGAGATGCGTGGGAAATTGGAGGCTAGAAAAATGTTGATGGGAGACATGTCAATTGATTGTAAGCTTGCAGCGGAGGATGCTAAGAGACAAGAGGAGCAGCTAAATGGTGAAGTTAGGTCACTATTGGTTGCTGGTACAGCTCTTTCTGTTACAAGGAAGCATTTGctg GAGTTGCATGCGTTACTCGGTGGAGACAAAGGATATATCCGTCTAAAGAATTTGCAGAAGAAGCTGAGAACGAGGCAACAGTATATGGTATCTCAAGTTTCATTGCTTTATCCTGTAAAGATCTCTTCAGGACCTACACAAGATCGGGAACTTGAATCATTTCCTAGCAGTAGTAGATCAG GGAATTCTGCCAGATCTAAACCTGTGAATCAAGCATCACTGACAATTTTAGGTCTGCAATTGACCATGCCTCCTTCTAAAATCATGAGTTTTTTCACTGACAAGAAGGAGGTTCAGAGGTCTGCAACTGCACTGGGATATGTTGCTCAT GCTGTTTCCCTGATAGCTTCCTATTTGAAAGTTCCATTGCGTTACCCTTTGCGCTTGGGTGGTTCCCGCTCATGTATAATTGACTATGCACCATCAGTAGAAACTACATTCTCTGATTCGTCATCGAGTACAGCTCTTTCCACAAATTTGAAACATGTGGAATTCCCTTTGTATTTAGATGGGCAGGacacaacaaaagcatcttatGCGGTATTCTTATTGAACAAG GATTTAGAGCAGCTTTTGAATTTCATTGGTGTTAAGAGTCTAGGACCACGTCATGTTCTTGCTAATTTGAAGGAGCTTATAAGAACTATTCAATCTGCAGATTTTATAGATTTCTGA
- the LOC107422505 gene encoding vacuolar protein sorting 38 isoform X3: MRGKLEARKMLMGDMSIDCKLAAEDAKRQEEQLNGEVRSLLVAGTALSVTRKHLLELHALLGGDKGYIRLKNLQKKLRTRQQYMVSQVSLLYPVKISSGPTQDRELESFPSSSRSGNSARSKPVNQASLTILGLQLTMPPSKIMSFFTDKKEVQRSATALGYVAHAVSLIASYLKVPLRYPLRLGGSRSCIIDYAPSVETTFSDSSSSTALSTNLKHVEFPLYLDGQDTTKASYAVFLLNKDLEQLLNFIGVKSLGPRHVLANLKELIRTIQSADFIDF; the protein is encoded by the exons ATGCGTGGGAAATTGGAGGCTAGAAAAATGTTGATGGGAGACATGTCAATTGATTGTAAGCTTGCAGCGGAGGATGCTAAGAGACAAGAGGAGCAGCTAAATGGTGAAGTTAGGTCACTATTGGTTGCTGGTACAGCTCTTTCTGTTACAAGGAAGCATTTGctg GAGTTGCATGCGTTACTCGGTGGAGACAAAGGATATATCCGTCTAAAGAATTTGCAGAAGAAGCTGAGAACGAGGCAACAGTATATGGTATCTCAAGTTTCATTGCTTTATCCTGTAAAGATCTCTTCAGGACCTACACAAGATCGGGAACTTGAATCATTTCCTAGCAGTAGTAGATCAG GGAATTCTGCCAGATCTAAACCTGTGAATCAAGCATCACTGACAATTTTAGGTCTGCAATTGACCATGCCTCCTTCTAAAATCATGAGTTTTTTCACTGACAAGAAGGAGGTTCAGAGGTCTGCAACTGCACTGGGATATGTTGCTCAT GCTGTTTCCCTGATAGCTTCCTATTTGAAAGTTCCATTGCGTTACCCTTTGCGCTTGGGTGGTTCCCGCTCATGTATAATTGACTATGCACCATCAGTAGAAACTACATTCTCTGATTCGTCATCGAGTACAGCTCTTTCCACAAATTTGAAACATGTGGAATTCCCTTTGTATTTAGATGGGCAGGacacaacaaaagcatcttatGCGGTATTCTTATTGAACAAG GATTTAGAGCAGCTTTTGAATTTCATTGGTGTTAAGAGTCTAGGACCACGTCATGTTCTTGCTAATTTGAAGGAGCTTATAAGAACTATTCAATCTGCAGATTTTATAGATTTCTGA
- the LOC107422488 gene encoding BAHD acyltransferase At5g47980, translating to MEIIQRGKIKPSSGTPHHLRDFKLSLFDQLAPAMYTPLILFYPTANIIVDQEPLIFQHLRKSLSETLTHFYPLAGRLRSNLYIECNDEGAEFIEARINCSMSETLENPDSKLLRHLLPIDIECKEADMDFLLLVQATLFRCGGMAIGLSISHKITDASTLTTFVNAWAGMTIGSDRVVLPGFGAASLFPPLDTLSSKLLPLPVVEFVEEKCKTRRYVFDARKIAALQSKAASPAVKNPTRVEAVSALIWKCAMEASRSNSIGSPKQSFWCQNANIRKRVIPPLPENLVGNLVGYFAANTQEDEALDLQNLVFKMRKGIEEVKEKYEKGIDWEKTKEELKEYGNLIKDEGIENYNCTSWCRFPFYKADFGWGKPAWVSISGVTFKNVILLMDTKDGDGIEAWLVFREEDMVLVESNMELLAYASLNPSVT from the exons atgGAGATCATccagagaggaaaaataaaaccatCTTCTGGAACTCCTCACCATCTGAGAGATTTCAAGCTTTCTCTTTTTGATCAGCTTGCTCCAGCTATGTACACCCCATTGATTCTCTTCTATCCCACCGCCAATATTATCGTTGATCAAGAGCCATTAATATTCCAGCATCTGAGAAAATCTTTATCAGAAACCCTCACTCACTTCTACCCATTAGCAGGAAGACTCAGAAGCAATCTCTATATCGAATGCAACGACGAGGGAGCTGAATTCATCGAAGCCCGAATCAACTGTTCCATGTCAGAGACTCTTGAAAACCCGGATTCGAAGCTGCTAAGACATCTCCTCCCAATTGATATTGAATGCAAAGAAGCAGATATGGACTTTCTGCTGCTTGTTCAAGCCACCTTGTTTCGGTGTGGTGGCATGGCAATCGGATTGAGCATTTCTCATAAGATCACAGATGCATCCACTTTAACCACATTCGTTAACGCCTGGGCCGGAATGACGATCGGGTCGGACCGGGTGGTGCTTCCTGGATTTGGAGCTGCATCTCTTTTCCCACCACTTGACACGTTAAGCTCAAAGCTCCTTCCTCTTCCAGTTGTTGAATTTGTGGaagaaaaatgtaaaacaaGGAG GTACGTGTTTGATGCTAGAAAAATTGCTGCTCTACAGTCTAAAGCGGCCAGTCCAGCTGTGAAAAACCCTACAAGGGTTGAAGCAGTTTCTGCACTGATTTGGAAATGTGCAATGGAAGCATCAAGATCAAACTCAATTGGCTCTCCAAAGCAATCTTTCTGGTGCCAAAATGCAAACATTCGCAAAAGGGTCATACCACCGTTGCCCGAAAACCTTGTTGGTAATCTTGTCGGTTACTTCGCTGCAAATACACAAGAGGACGAAGCTCTTGATCTCCAAAACTTGGTTTTCAAGATGAGGAAAGGGATAGAAGAAGTTAAAGAGAAGTATGAGAAAGGAATTGATTGGGAGAAGACAAAAGAAGAACTAAAAGAGTATGGAAATTTGATTAAAGATGAGGGAATAGAGAATTATAATTGCACTAGTTGGTGTAGATTTCCATTTTACAAAGCCGATTTTGGATGGGGAAAACCTGCATGGGTGAGTATTTCTGGTGTGACGTTCAAGAATGTGATTCTTCTGATGGATACCAAAGATGGAGATGGAATAGAAGCTTGGTTGGTGTTTAGAGAAGAAGACATGGTCTTAGTTGAATCCAACATGGAGCTTCTTGCTTATGCCTCTTTAAATCCAAGTGTCACTTAG